The genomic stretch TCCATGTCATTAGAAACAAAATGTACATTGCTGATTTTTTTAGCAGACGCCGGTGATCGAAAGATTTACTTCTCTTTTGATTGTGGCTAGGAGACTAGTCGGCAGGCGGGAGGATTTGTTGTGAAACACTTTCGCATTGCACCCGATTCTAAATCGTTCGAAATACCTAATCCTATGTTGCATCGTGGCACTTGCTCTAACATGATAAAATGCCTAGTCCTCCTACTATATTTCTTATTTGATCCACCCGGTGTCGTCTCTCCTTTGCAATACCCATTGTTTGCTCTCTTTTTTTCTTAAAAAAGCTGAGACCACACAAGCACAACATTTTTAGCCGTGTAGGACAACACCTCTCTTATAGAAATATATGATCATCCTTGTGCAATGCCCATACGCGAGGCAGACATGGTTACTAGCAACCGATCTGAACATTACGGAGCCAACGCAAGCAAGTAACTTCGAGGAATGGTGGGGTGCACCAAGGGCTTTGATGGCCTCCAAGGACAGACGAGGTTTCGATACGCTCATGCTTCTAACGGCTTAGTCAATCTAGAAGCAAAGGAATGCAAGAGCTTTCAACAATCGGAATCAACAGCTGAGCAATTATCAATTGATTGAGAGGATAAAGGAGGAGTTCAATCTTTGGAGGTTGGCTAGAATAGGAGGGAGTGATCCCATGACGCGAGAGTAGGCTTTGGGTTTTGGGGTGCGTGAGTTGGAGGGTGCTGACACATCTGTTAGCAGATGTTGTTTGGCTATCTTGTAAAACTATCGCTTTCTTCTATAAAGTTTTGGTACGGTGTTGGTGTGCCCTCGGAAAAAAGAAATATATGATCATCGGGTCGTCTAACTTCTCGCCTTTGCGCGTGGTTTCCGTAGCAAGGCATGAGAATTAATACATCATGCTAGTGAAGAAGAAAAAATCCAACAAAATGTGGCCTTGATGATTGCCAAATTTCTCAAGTTATTCCAAGTTTGGATCACAAAAGTTCCTAGTGTGTTAAACCTCACTTGGGCCATGAGAACTGTTCTTGTTTCGAATGTCGATCATGACATTAACTTCTGAACAACAAGATAAATTAACAACTAACAATAGACTGTATTGTAATACATGGAACTATTAGAGGGTCTAGACAACAAATGGTCACTCTCGCGCCACATATAAGTTGTTAGCTCAATGATTCTCCCACCCACCACATACGCTTCCGAAAATGCCCCCAACACTTCTCACCTATCTTCTCCTGGCCGTCGTCGCCGGCTCCGGCGCCGCGTCGGCCCGGCGCCACCGGTCTCCGGCGAACCTCACCGCCTCCGGGAACCACGTCTACATCTGGCCGCTGCCCAAGAACTTCACCTCCGGGACGCAGACCCTGGCCGTTGACCCCGACCTCGCGCTCGACGCTCagggccccggcggcggcgccgcggccGTCGCGGAGGCGTTCGGGAGGTACAGGTCCCTCATCTTCTCCCCGTGGGCCCACGCGGCCCGCCCCGTGTCGGGGGCATACGACGTGTCCACGCTCACCGTCGTCGTCGCCTCCGCCGATGAGACGGTACAGGCTGTTTTGTCTCCGtagtgtctttggttgtcacttcAGCTGCTTCGTCTGGGCAAGTGCGGGAGtgtgattttttttcttcatctTCTTGGATGCAGCTGGAGCTGGGAGTGGACGAGAGCTACAGGATCTACATCGCGGCTGCGGGTGGCGTCAATTCCATCGTCGGTGGAGCAACCATAGAGGTGGTGCTTTTTCTCCCACCAGATATTTTTTTGGCTTAATTTTTCGTGAGCTCAGGTAATTGGTTTTTGCTAGTGTTACTGTGGAATTGGTGCTTTTATTGGTGAACTGGGTAGGTTTTCAGTGAAAAATGCCAATGTGGTGCAGATGTGTAACTCTAGAACGCAGTTTGTCTTTGGATGAACTTATTTTGTGTTAGGATTTGAGCTGAAGGTTGCAGTTACTTCTGTGTCTGTGTAATCAATGTCTTTTGCTGGACTATGAAATGATGAATTGTCCATTGACGGTTACCGCCGCTATGGCGTGTGGAGCTTTGCTAGTCAGATACTCAGATGCATGTAATGCACTCTGGCCACATAAGTACAAAACACTAAACTTTGGGTCATTTGCTCTATCAACAGCCATCGGCAATGCTCAGATTGCTACGCACTGTATTAATTAAATTATGGTTAGTGCTTCTGGATCATATGCCATTCGGATCAAAACATCATCTCTGGATATCCTTAGGTCTTAATAACTATGCTATGCTTAGTGTGTGTGTAGAACGAGTAGGGGCAATTGAGTGCATAACTTTATCTAAGCTACTTATTTTCTCTATCATGTACAATTTAGCTTTTACAAATTGTGCAATGACAGCTGTGTGCATTTTAAACTAATCTTTATACATATGACAGCTAATTTTCAGATAAAAGATATTGCAGACAGTAGATACTATTATTTTAACTTTATCAGGACTAATGTAACCTAAAAACTTGCTCCACCTTTCTCTTTTGTGCACAAGGTACTGTAGCTGAAGCTATATTTGTCTGTCCTTGTAGGCTAATACAATATATGGAGCTATTCGCGGATTAGAGGTATCATCATGCTCATTTTCCAACTTTTTTATGTCAATAACCCTGCTAGTTGTACACATGTTGTTCATATTGGAAGAGCTGGCTATAGAGCTCATAAAGTGCTCTCTGTAAGATTCTTGAGAATAAGCACTTGCTTGATGATACCTTTGATTTGATGTGTCCATTCACTAATCAGTGTTATGCTGCTTTTGTAATTATTTTCTATTGTGTTATGGCTTCATGATTTACGTTCTCTCCTTCTATTTGTAGTATATAGGTGTTTAGCTGTTTtccagaaaataatttcctcgttGAATGGTTTGACAGACATTCAGTCAGCTATGTGTTTTTAACTACGATACAAAAAATGTCGAAGTGCGCTATGCACCATGGTACATTCAAGATGAACCACGCTTTGCTTTTCGTGGCTTGCTACTAGGTAATCAACAATAACTTGGAGGCTTATGATAATGTGACTGGATAATCCCCTGCTATGTAAAATTGTAAATACAGCCAAGCTGATTAGCCTTCCCTCTGTCATATCTGTATCGCAGATACCTCAAGGCATTACTACCCTGTTGATGTGATTAAGGAAGTGATTGACTCCATGTCATTTGCTAAGCTGGTAACATATTATCTTTTGGATCATGCTAGTTATTTTACCTGAATTACTTCCCTTCACTCCATAGCGATATAATTTAACTTGGAGTTATGTCCAGTAGAACGTTCTTCATTGGCATATCATCGATGAACAATCTTTTCCGTTGGAGATACCATCATATCCAAATCTATGGAAGGGTTCATATTCAAGATCAGAGCGTTACACTGTGGAAGATGCACAATATGTTGTCAGGTATGTTAAGTTTGTCATTTAGCTTTTGTACTTTATAATCTTCTTCATATTCTTTTGTCAAGTTTCTTCATTCTTATTTTTCTGACTGATCTTCTCTAATTGTTTGTACTGTGACATCTCATGTGAAAATTCACAATGCTAAAGCTATGCTAAGAAAAGAGGTATGCTTGCTTCCAGTTGATATATTTTCCTTCATCTGACTGagtgtttcttttctcttttctgttttaCTAAGAATAGAAAGTTAGAGACATGCTGAGAAATTCAGACTATTTTAGTCGGAATTCACACCGGACCTTCTTTTGCATATCATTACATATTTACTGAACACCTGTACGTTTCCTTACTGCTTGCCTGGGAAGACTGCATTCTTACTATTCTTTACTTCTCTAGGTATCCATGTCATGGCAGAAATTGACGTACCTGGTCATGGAGAATCCTGGTGAGTTTTCTGTAGACTTTCTTACCTATTAGGTTTGGATACCTAGACTTCTTGAGAACTTCACCTCAGTTGTTTTGAGGTCTCTCCTTGTGCTCGACCTTGCTGCCGTCTCTTAGCACTCTACATCAGATTATTGTGTAAGTAGCATAGAATTAATGGGGAGAGAGGATAAAACCGTCTCTTGCCTTAGATGCCATCTCTACAGACAATCCAATACATAAATCATTAAATATTGtacctactccctccatccacaaataagtgtacatttggGTTTTTGGATAAGTCAAACTTTAACAATTTTGACCATTTTTTTACCAAAAAGTAGCAACATGTGTGAcatcaaattactatattatgagACTGTATTTTGAGATGAATCTAGTGATGGTAGTTTAGTGTCATAAATGTTGTTACTTTTCCCTAAAAAGTTGGTCGAAGTTAATAAAGTTTGACTTATCTAAAAACCCAAATgtacacttatttatggacggagggagtatcatccAATTAGACTCACCATAACTTAATAAAAGTGGGGTCTACTGTAATAAATGCTTGGCCTATTTAAAGTACAATGCATTGGGATAATTGTTTTTGAACATCTAGCATGGACTAGGAGATGGTGTTAAACCGATTCATTTGGAGTGGTCTATGTAAAACCTAGTTACTCGTGCGCAAATAAACAAATCAGCGGTTGTTGTTTTTTTGTAATGTCGCGTAGTTTCAATAGCGAAGTACTGAGTAATGAAACAGGTGGTTGCTCCTGGATCCAATATTTGTCCCATGATGGGTACAACAATATACGTCATCACTATTTGTGCTATCTGATTCAGTAATTGCACATTGTACATTACATACTTGCACACATAGCCAACTACCCAAGCAAACGTAGATTTAGTAAATAGGTTATCTGACTAGGAAATCAACTATTGCAGAATAAGTGTTGTTATTTCCCATGGTTCTCATTATATGATGTACCAATTGTCATCTGCTCTGTGAAAGTTATGCACACAGCTATACATCTACAGGGGAAATGGATATCCGAAGCTGTGGCCTTCTCCTAGCTGTACAGAGCCATTAGATGTTTCTAGTAATTTCACGTTTGAAGTAATATCTGGAATATTGTCTGGTTAGTTCCTTTCTTacctttttttttataaaattcaATCAACCCATTTAAGCAATTCAGTATTATTACTACAGCACACACTCATCTCCTTTGCTATGTTTGATCTTGAATGTTATTATTCTTGGAAAATACAAAAGAAGCTATTAAATTATGCAATATTAAATGTTAAATTGGCACATGCATATTTTACATTTACGATGTCCAGCATAGACATCGCAATTCGCATATGTATTTGG from Lolium rigidum isolate FL_2022 chromosome 4, APGP_CSIRO_Lrig_0.1, whole genome shotgun sequence encodes the following:
- the LOC124706939 gene encoding beta-hexosaminidase 1-like, whose amino-acid sequence is MPPTLLTYLLLAVVAGSGAASARRHRSPANLTASGNHVYIWPLPKNFTSGTQTLAVDPDLALDAQGPGGGAAAVAEAFGRYRSLIFSPWAHAARPVSGAYDVSTLTVVVASADETLELGVDESYRIYIAAAGGVNSIVGGATIEANTIYGAIRGLETFSQLCVFNYDTKNVEVRYAPWYIQDEPRFAFRGLLLDTSRHYYPVDVIKEVIDSMSFAKLNVLHWHIIDEQSFPLEIPSYPNLWKGSYSRSERYTVEDAQYVVSYAKKRGIHVMAEIDVPGHGESWGNGYPKLWPSPSCTEPLDVSSNFTFEVISGILSDMRKIFPFGLFHLGGDEVYTGCWNVTPHVKQWLDERNMTTKDAYKYFVLKAQEIAIHLNWIPVNWEETFNSFGENLNPLTVVHNWLGPGVCPKVVAKGLRCIVSNQGAWYLDHLDVPWEEVYAEEPLAGISDAAQQKLVLGGEVCMWGETADTSDALQTIWPRAAAAAERMWSPLEAISAQDLETTVLSRLHYFRCLLNHRGIAAAPVTNFYARRPPIGPGSCFIQ